Proteins encoded together in one Formosa sp. Hel3_A1_48 window:
- a CDS encoding pyridoxal phosphate-dependent aminotransferase: protein MNQLLSERILNMATSATLAMAAKARELKSEGKDIIGLSLGEPDFNTPDFIKDAAKQAIDDNFNSYTPVDGYAELKQAIITKFKRDNNLSYTPSQIVVSTGAKQCLANVALVLLNKGDEVILPCPYWVSYSDIVKLSEGIPVEVKTSIETDFKMTAAQLEAAITPKTKMIWFSSPCNPSGSLYSREELRALADVLKKYPEIYIVSDEIYEHINFGSGHASIAEFEDMYDRTITVNGVSKAFAMTGWRIGFLGAPEKIARACNKMQGQITSGANCIAQRAVITALEASPSKVQYMIDEFKVRRDLILNLLKDINGFSCNTPEGAFYVFPDVSALFGKTFKGKQINNATDLSLFLLEEALVATVTGDAFGNPNCIRISYAASQEQIVEAIERIKKALTN, encoded by the coding sequence ATGAACCAATTACTTTCAGAAAGAATTTTGAATATGGCCACTTCAGCTACTCTCGCCATGGCCGCCAAAGCACGGGAACTAAAGAGTGAAGGAAAAGACATCATCGGTCTCAGTTTAGGAGAACCGGACTTTAACACACCTGATTTTATAAAAGATGCTGCAAAGCAAGCAATTGATGATAACTTTAATTCGTACACACCAGTGGATGGGTATGCAGAGTTAAAACAAGCCATCATTACAAAGTTCAAACGCGATAACAATTTATCGTACACACCAAGTCAAATTGTAGTATCAACGGGAGCAAAACAGTGCCTTGCTAATGTAGCTTTAGTTTTACTGAACAAAGGGGACGAAGTTATTTTACCATGCCCGTACTGGGTCAGTTATTCAGATATAGTGAAGCTATCTGAAGGCATTCCTGTTGAAGTAAAGACTTCAATTGAAACTGATTTCAAAATGACAGCTGCTCAACTTGAAGCTGCAATTACGCCCAAAACAAAAATGATTTGGTTCAGTTCGCCATGCAACCCAAGCGGTTCCTTGTACAGTAGAGAGGAATTGAGAGCACTAGCAGATGTACTGAAAAAATATCCTGAAATTTACATTGTCTCAGATGAAATTTACGAGCATATTAATTTTGGAAGTGGTCACGCTAGTATAGCTGAATTTGAAGACATGTACGATAGAACGATTACCGTTAATGGAGTGTCAAAAGCATTTGCGATGACTGGGTGGCGGATTGGTTTCTTAGGAGCCCCAGAAAAAATTGCACGTGCATGCAACAAAATGCAAGGCCAGATTACTAGTGGGGCAAATTGTATTGCACAAAGAGCCGTCATTACTGCTTTGGAAGCTTCGCCATCTAAAGTACAGTATATGATCGACGAATTCAAGGTGCGTCGAGATCTTATACTGAATTTACTTAAGGACATCAATGGTTTTTCATGTAATACTCCCGAAGGTGCATTTTATGTGTTCCCGGATGTTTCGGCATTATTTGGGAAGACCTTCAAAGGCAAGCAAATAAACAACGCAACCGATTTATCTCTTTTCTTACTTGAAGAGGCTCTTGTAGCTACCGTAACCGGAGATGCTTTTGGAAACCCAAATTGTATTAGAATATCTTACGCGGCCTCACAAGAACAAATTGTTGAAGCAATAGAACGAATCAAAAAAGCATTAACAAACTAA